A single region of the Halococcus salifodinae DSM 8989 genome encodes:
- a CDS encoding flippase activity-associated protein Agl23, translating into MSTESSRSTLAVGFRDRLATVAARPGLVVAAITVLALAVRLFALGARAAHQDEARVAFWAYRYMESGVYWYRPIVHGPFLTIVDSYVFSIFGASDFTMRLVVAVVGGLLPLAALLFRHRLRNGETIALGLVLAANPILLYYSRFYRNDLLLAGFMLVAFGFFVRAYDHRRPAFLYLGTAAFALAFTTKENALLYPVTWLGATALLFDRRVLVGRMDSWGLRRSVVGRARQVGGALRYWGLHFALAVVEFFAIFVFFYAPRGEAAGADPTLGATLADPTLLPALVGESVLGSWNAFLGQWGSGNQESYLSTAGQLWSVLLAGALVLLALAVVGFLVDRYTGEQPRDVVAFAAYWGVASAIGYPIAVDNPFPWEVIHVVVPLAIPAAVGFALIGRVGLESVDEGDTLAAVAAAVVVIALVGQVGVTAYDTSFAEPQSPDNELVQYAQPASEMKPLLGEIRETVTENDGTDVLYYGDDPDFDGDELYAPNPASHDTPIAGNGWFERLPFAWYLEAYGAETNSTADAAAVQRAVASGDRPPVVIAFDRVPSCEKEYDDATDIDRFLEGYERHEVDRFLYDSGCTISSVAVYVDEDRNSTA; encoded by the coding sequence ATGTCCACCGAGTCCTCCCGATCGACGCTCGCCGTCGGTTTCCGCGATCGCCTCGCCACTGTCGCGGCCCGTCCGGGACTGGTCGTCGCCGCGATCACCGTCCTCGCGCTCGCTGTCCGGCTGTTCGCGCTCGGCGCGCGGGCCGCCCATCAGGACGAGGCCCGGGTGGCGTTCTGGGCGTACCGCTACATGGAGTCGGGCGTCTACTGGTATCGCCCGATCGTCCACGGCCCGTTTCTGACGATCGTCGACAGCTACGTGTTCTCCATTTTCGGGGCTTCTGACTTCACGATGCGGTTGGTTGTCGCCGTCGTTGGCGGTCTGCTCCCGCTTGCGGCGCTACTCTTTCGCCATCGACTTCGGAATGGCGAAACGATCGCGCTGGGCCTCGTGCTCGCCGCGAACCCCATTCTGCTCTACTACTCGCGGTTCTATCGGAACGATCTGCTGCTTGCGGGGTTCATGCTCGTCGCGTTCGGGTTTTTCGTCCGCGCGTACGACCACCGCCGGCCGGCGTTCCTCTATCTCGGAACTGCCGCGTTCGCGCTCGCGTTCACCACCAAAGAGAACGCTCTGCTCTACCCGGTCACGTGGCTCGGTGCGACCGCGTTACTCTTCGATCGTCGGGTGCTCGTCGGCCGGATGGACAGTTGGGGACTCCGACGATCGGTCGTCGGGCGGGCACGACAGGTCGGGGGCGCGCTCCGGTACTGGGGACTCCATTTCGCGCTCGCGGTCGTGGAGTTCTTCGCCATCTTCGTGTTCTTCTACGCGCCGCGTGGCGAGGCGGCCGGCGCGGACCCGACGCTCGGCGCGACGCTCGCCGATCCGACGCTGCTGCCTGCGCTGGTCGGCGAGTCGGTCCTCGGGTCGTGGAACGCCTTTCTCGGCCAGTGGGGCAGCGGCAACCAGGAATCGTATCTCTCGACTGCGGGCCAGTTGTGGTCGGTGCTCCTTGCGGGTGCGCTGGTCCTGCTTGCGCTCGCGGTCGTGGGATTCCTCGTGGATCGCTACACCGGCGAGCAGCCCCGTGACGTCGTGGCGTTCGCGGCGTACTGGGGCGTCGCCAGCGCGATCGGCTATCCGATCGCCGTCGACAACCCGTTCCCGTGGGAGGTGATCCACGTCGTCGTGCCGCTTGCAATCCCGGCGGCGGTCGGGTTCGCCCTGATCGGCCGCGTTGGCCTCGAAAGCGTCGACGAGGGCGACACCCTCGCCGCGGTCGCCGCAGCGGTCGTCGTGATCGCGCTCGTCGGTCAGGTCGGCGTGACCGCCTACGACACCTCGTTCGCCGAACCACAGAGTCCGGACAACGAACTCGTCCAGTACGCCCAGCCCGCGAGCGAGATGAAGCCGCTGCTCGGCGAGATTCGCGAAACCGTTACGGAAAACGACGGTACCGACGTGCTCTACTACGGCGACGATCCCGACTTCGACGGCGACGAACTCTACGCGCCGAACCCCGCCTCCCACGACACGCCGATCGCTGGGAACGGGTGGTTCGAGCGCCTGCCCTTCGCGTGGTATCTCGAAGCTTACGGCGCGGAAACGAACAGTACGGCCGACGCAGCGGCGGTCCAGCGAGCGGTGGCGAGCGGCGACCGACCCCCGGTCGTGATCGCGTTCGATCGGGTGCCGTCCTGTGAAAAGGAGTACGACGACGCCACCGACATCGATCGATTCCTCGAAGGGTACGAACGCCACGAAGTCGATCGATTCCTCTACGACAGTGGCTGTACCATCAGCAGCGTCGCGGTCTACGTCGACGAAGACCGAAACTCGACGGCGTAA
- the coaBC gene encoding bifunctional phosphopantothenoylcysteine decarboxylase/phosphopantothenate--cysteine ligase CoaBC, with the protein MLRGVNVALGITGSIAAVKTVELAHELRRQGAAVRGVMTESAQGIVHPWAVEFATDQPVVTEITGSVEHVALCGREGWADVLLLAPATANTVGKIAAAIDDTPVTTCATTALGADVPVVVAPAMHEPMYDHPGVLDAIERVESWGVEFVSPRIEEGKAKIATEEAIVLGAARATGETPLAGRHVVVTSGPTSEAIDPVRVLTNRSSGKTGRAVARACYTRGADVTLVHDGGDVPYATVKRVESAAEMVAAVEESVAGADALVSVAAIGDYTVEGSDEKIRSGQDGLTLKLEPTPKLIDTVRDAHPDLPIVGFKTETSGDDEAMIAAAREIQSRAGLAFVVANDASVMGETDTRALVVREDETSEYASNKSGLGARVTEELADELD; encoded by the coding sequence ATGTTGCGCGGAGTGAACGTCGCGCTCGGGATCACGGGATCGATCGCGGCGGTCAAGACCGTCGAGCTCGCTCACGAACTCCGTCGCCAGGGAGCCGCAGTCCGTGGCGTGATGACCGAGAGTGCCCAGGGGATCGTCCATCCCTGGGCCGTGGAGTTCGCCACCGACCAGCCCGTCGTGACCGAGATCACGGGATCGGTGGAGCACGTCGCGCTCTGCGGCCGCGAGGGCTGGGCCGATGTCCTCTTGCTCGCGCCCGCGACCGCGAACACCGTCGGGAAGATCGCGGCAGCGATCGACGACACGCCCGTCACGACGTGTGCGACGACCGCACTCGGGGCGGACGTCCCGGTGGTCGTCGCACCCGCGATGCACGAGCCGATGTACGACCATCCCGGCGTTCTCGACGCGATCGAGCGGGTCGAGTCGTGGGGCGTCGAATTCGTCTCGCCCCGGATCGAGGAGGGAAAGGCGAAGATCGCGACCGAGGAGGCGATCGTCCTCGGAGCCGCGCGCGCCACCGGCGAGACGCCGCTCGCCGGCCGGCACGTGGTGGTCACGAGTGGGCCCACATCCGAGGCGATCGATCCGGTGCGGGTGTTGACCAACCGCTCGTCGGGGAAGACCGGCCGGGCGGTCGCGCGGGCGTGCTACACTCGCGGTGCGGACGTCACGCTCGTCCACGACGGCGGTGACGTTCCCTACGCGACGGTCAAGCGCGTCGAGAGCGCCGCGGAGATGGTGGCGGCAGTCGAGGAGTCCGTCGCGGGGGCTGACGCGCTCGTTTCGGTGGCGGCGATCGGTGATTACACCGTCGAGGGAAGCGACGAGAAAATTCGATCCGGTCAGGACGGGCTGACGCTCAAACTCGAACCGACCCCGAAACTGATCGACACGGTTCGGGACGCCCACCCCGACCTCCCGATCGTCGGATTCAAAACCGAGACGAGCGGCGACGACGAGGCGATGATCGCTGCCGCACGCGAGATCCAGTCACGTGCGGGGCTCGCGTTCGTCGTCGCCAACGACGCGAGCGTGATGGGCGAGACCGACACCCGCGCGCTCGTGGTCCGCGAGGACGAGACGAGCGAGTACGCTAGCAACAAATCCGGGCTCGGTGCGCGCGTCACCGAAGAACTGGCTGACGAACTCGACTGA
- a CDS encoding NosD domain-containing protein, with the protein MRRRPGFDSNGTENWRTLLVGVVVVALLAGATGSLVGLAGAQSAGNATGVDSCRTINASGTYVLTENVTGGDGNCLTITASNVTLDGAGHSLQGSGSGHAIHANGSSRAVENVTIRRVQTNNWTVGVFYLGVDGSTIRGTVVDNNTQGITLANANDNRMVDNTAYGNGLGIAVGGESQNNTLRNNVAVENKWGIHFERESENNTVTDNTARNNTRWDYYSLRNDGTNTVTDLRLSTTTVSLTERNVGLRSSTSPPEIPQGTQSLGTFVEVTGTGGGGSELSMTTSYEGSNASSVTVFRHDGEYWTEVNGAETDTAANTATATNLTQFGTFAPLADAAGAAGGSVNVSADASPPIQQTLTPVASPPTVANGTATAANNTTASNVTAANATAANATAGNATNATTGNATTNGTIPSNATANASANGTGATTTDAPSTITPAENVSANGSTTVAPATGESEATSGFGIGIVQIVFVLLGAVALATLGVVAVRQSR; encoded by the coding sequence ATGCGAAGACGTCCCGGTTTCGATAGCAATGGAACGGAGAATTGGCGGACGCTGCTCGTCGGCGTCGTGGTGGTGGCGCTGCTCGCGGGCGCAACCGGGTCGCTGGTGGGCCTCGCCGGCGCACAGAGCGCGGGGAACGCGACTGGGGTCGACTCGTGTCGGACGATCAACGCGTCCGGGACGTACGTGCTGACGGAGAACGTCACGGGCGGTGACGGCAACTGTCTCACGATCACGGCGAGCAACGTGACCCTCGACGGCGCGGGCCACAGCCTCCAGGGGAGTGGGTCGGGCCACGCGATCCACGCCAACGGCTCGTCGCGCGCAGTCGAGAACGTGACCATCAGACGCGTCCAGACGAACAACTGGACGGTCGGCGTGTTCTACCTCGGTGTCGATGGCAGCACGATCCGCGGAACGGTCGTGGACAACAACACCCAGGGAATCACGCTCGCGAACGCGAACGACAACCGGATGGTCGACAACACGGCGTACGGCAACGGACTCGGAATCGCGGTCGGCGGCGAGAGTCAGAACAACACCCTTCGGAACAACGTCGCGGTCGAGAACAAGTGGGGAATCCACTTCGAGCGCGAGAGCGAGAACAACACCGTGACCGACAACACCGCACGGAACAACACGCGGTGGGACTACTACTCGCTCCGGAACGACGGCACGAACACCGTCACCGATCTCCGACTGTCCACTACGACCGTCTCGCTGACCGAGCGCAACGTCGGGCTGCGATCGTCGACATCGCCACCTGAAATCCCGCAGGGAACCCAGAGCCTCGGGACGTTCGTCGAGGTGACAGGCACCGGCGGCGGGGGCTCGGAGCTCTCGATGACGACGAGCTACGAGGGGTCGAACGCCTCGTCGGTCACGGTGTTCCGCCACGACGGCGAGTACTGGACCGAGGTCAACGGGGCCGAAACCGACACCGCAGCGAACACGGCGACCGCCACCAATCTCACGCAGTTCGGGACGTTCGCCCCACTCGCCGACGCTGCCGGCGCGGCCGGCGGATCGGTGAACGTGTCGGCCGACGCGTCTCCCCCTATCCAGCAGACGCTGACGCCGGTCGCGTCGCCACCGACGGTGGCGAACGGCACGGCGACGGCAGCGAACAACACGACCGCGAGCAACGTCACAGCGGCCAACGCGACGGCGGCCAACGCAACGGCAGGGAACGCAACGAACGCCACAACAGGCAACGCAACGACGAACGGCACGATCCCGAGCAACGCCACGGCGAACGCATCGGCGAACGGGACAGGGGCCACGACCACCGACGCGCCGTCAACGATCACGCCCGCGGAGAACGTCTCCGCAAACGGCTCGACGACTGTCGCCCCTGCGACGGGTGAGAGCGAGGCCACGAGCGGGTTCGGGATCGGGATCGTCCAGATCGTCTTCGTGCTCCTCGGGGCCGTCGCGCTCGCCACACTCGGCGTGGTTGCGGTGCGACAGTCACGCTGA
- a CDS encoding SRPBCC family protein → MESVEVSTVVYLPPEETYEFLLDFPGYANYSEYLTGVESHGDGSPGTEYDLRFAWWKLTYTARSRVTAVDPPNRIDWQVTKDIDARGRWTVTAVDSPTGREHASEVRLRIEFDADSVDPSGFDLPRLVSLSWVVDKVKPLIEREAERVVERIVADIEGESRPVDLTVHTTPDST, encoded by the coding sequence GTGGAGAGCGTCGAAGTCAGCACCGTGGTCTACTTGCCCCCCGAGGAGACCTACGAGTTCCTGCTGGATTTCCCGGGCTACGCGAACTACTCCGAGTATCTCACTGGTGTCGAGAGCCACGGCGACGGCTCGCCCGGCACGGAGTACGATCTCCGCTTCGCGTGGTGGAAACTCACCTACACGGCGCGCTCGCGCGTCACCGCGGTCGACCCCCCGAACCGGATCGACTGGCAGGTCACGAAGGATATCGACGCTCGCGGCCGCTGGACGGTCACGGCCGTCGACTCGCCGACAGGCCGCGAACACGCTTCCGAGGTCCGGCTCCGGATCGAGTTCGACGCCGATTCGGTCGATCCGAGCGGGTTCGATCTCCCACGGCTCGTCTCGCTGTCGTGGGTGGTCGACAAAGTGAAACCGCTCATCGAACGCGAGGCCGAGCGCGTGGTCGAACGGATCGTCGCCGACATCGAGGGCGAATCGCGGCCGGTGGATCTGACGGTTCACACGACGCCCGACAGCACCTGA